One genomic window of Candidatus Kuenenia stuttgartiensis includes the following:
- the ruvC gene encoding crossover junction endodeoxyribonuclease RuvC translates to MKILGIDPGTLIAGYGVIEKSGAEIKAVAYGSIKTGKNQNFPERLKTIYTGVTELITIYKPDHMAVEEVFFGKNFKAAIKIGEGRGIIFLCAAMANIPIAEYAARVVKKAVAGNGNAHKGKVQEMVKAILGLPEIPQPEDASDALAIAICHGHRL, encoded by the coding sequence ATGAAAATTCTCGGAATTGACCCAGGAACGCTGATTGCCGGATATGGCGTAATAGAAAAATCCGGTGCGGAAATAAAAGCGGTCGCGTATGGTTCTATAAAAACCGGCAAGAACCAGAATTTCCCGGAACGCCTCAAAACAATATACACAGGGGTAACAGAGTTAATAACAATATATAAGCCTGATCACATGGCGGTAGAAGAGGTTTTTTTTGGCAAAAATTTTAAAGCAGCCATTAAAATAGGGGAAGGCAGGGGCATTATCTTTCTGTGCGCTGCGATGGCAAATATTCCTATTGCTGAATATGCTGCCAGAGTGGTGAAGAAAGCGGTTGCCGGAAACGGAAATGCCCATAAAGGCAAGGTGCAGGAAATGGTAAAAGCCATACTTGGTTTGCCGGAAATTCCGCAGCCGGAGGACGCATCTGACGCCCTTGCCATCGCAATTTGCCACGGTCACCGGCTCTAA
- a CDS encoding DUF4175 family protein: MKKLLLNTNKIVNNLIDIVKLLNFRDAKSQSSASTINMSLRLVCKHIMVNRFFGGIALVFSLGIFLLMIGAFTAAALLRFPGGLGAFYMLCLGLLLVVFFKILLIPLLSINKEKIALLIEQKYPSLNNVLISSLQLTKKQRNTQKIKYSGQMVSMLVDEAARKLKQLDLQSVVNKKPLILGNTLLIFSVLLFGTVYAFHRSSLDKNIPLLFGYLSDSSSIGGEPFAVSGVPVIGDITVCYRYPLYSGLETKTIYNTSGNIKALKGSEAQISAVSGRPVTSAKIIYNESAIIPLAVENNKAMSGVLQVLENGSYCFEIKDLNGRITRDPALYTVEVIPDLPPETSVIAPAKDLVVNEKDVVNLQYNAKDDYGLAEISLAYEVGNEKNTRHLSRFDKRQLFYNGTYKWSLSELRLQPDDKVAYYIEAKDNDTISGPKTGKSKTYYLEIYSSRKKHQELIKLQELLVKEALWLLSDDLVNRIDDEKCASKEYLLMRQDIINERVSVINRLFTDILVGMQEDVRANYSVYYALENLRKKFRDVTEQKQTAIQKAMLAIVGNDVPLAMLLELQVIQDREVTEVEDMILFLNEMIQKQKLDDVIDTGNNLLQSQNTLEKLLNQMRETGDMELNEKALAELNNIENAIRQMMMKLMQMAQSEHMDEFLNADALKGIEQDDIMGDLNEMKNALKNGDSETAIEAAKRMLSSLQKMMDQMNSASQGLTDSFYSDTMEKMDTMLDNLSELENKQRTLAEKTEDLRQEVQKRVSESTNETLKSFFEKQEKRIEGLKQDIAGTKKYLAKNELLQEYLQTKQQLQQFSGQREIPASWFSDLFENDNKSGMSKQESAKFSGLTRKNAELNREINRDPLQRDFLSIDKELPQTEETLQHLEEMLKGREIAESLTLAREIARDTNHWNNRMQDSIEMRKDAGKELLSEEELKTTKQIDDAAKQSQKIVQDLESIMKFLDEHQIAGMTLEDQETLKKYAGKQEEYKNETEELMEMLEQLASQAPFMDEEANRQLEMASNSMSGAKQRLEGQDISGAVIEERESLYRLSEAKEGVQRAKEHIKQGMIGEGMPMPFRGSMMEGQVTSTSEKVEIPSEDAYKAPKKFRQEILDALKDGLPEKYRDLNKDYYQRLID, translated from the coding sequence ATGAAAAAATTATTATTAAATACGAATAAAATAGTAAATAATCTGATAGACATTGTCAAGCTGCTTAACTTCAGGGACGCAAAGTCTCAAAGCAGTGCGAGTACAATAAATATGTCTTTGCGCCTGGTATGCAAACATATCATGGTAAACAGATTCTTCGGCGGCATTGCCCTGGTCTTTTCACTGGGAATATTTTTGCTGATGATAGGAGCATTTACTGCTGCTGCACTTTTGCGTTTCCCCGGAGGCCTTGGAGCATTTTATATGCTTTGCCTTGGTTTACTATTGGTCGTGTTTTTTAAAATACTACTGATACCGTTGCTGTCCATAAATAAAGAAAAGATAGCGCTGCTGATAGAACAAAAATATCCTTCTTTGAATAATGTGCTTATCAGCTCTTTGCAACTGACAAAGAAACAACGAAACACACAGAAGATAAAATATTCCGGGCAGATGGTCTCTATGCTTGTTGATGAAGCCGCAAGGAAACTGAAACAATTAGACCTTCAATCAGTAGTTAATAAAAAACCTCTCATCCTCGGCAATACACTCCTTATTTTCTCCGTGCTTCTTTTCGGAACGGTGTATGCATTTCATCGTTCTTCTCTGGACAAAAACATACCGCTTTTATTTGGCTATCTTAGCGACAGCAGCAGTATAGGCGGAGAGCCATTTGCAGTTTCAGGCGTCCCTGTTATTGGCGATATTACCGTATGCTACCGATATCCTCTTTATTCCGGGCTGGAGACAAAGACGATATACAACACAAGCGGCAATATTAAAGCCTTGAAAGGGAGTGAGGCGCAAATCAGCGCCGTAAGCGGTCGCCCCGTAACATCAGCAAAAATCATTTATAACGAGTCTGCAATAATTCCACTTGCAGTTGAAAACAACAAGGCCATGAGCGGCGTATTGCAGGTGCTGGAGAATGGCTCTTATTGTTTTGAGATAAAGGATTTGAATGGGCGTATTACCAGAGATCCTGCATTATATACAGTTGAAGTTATTCCAGACCTGCCGCCTGAAACGTCTGTTATTGCTCCGGCAAAGGATTTGGTGGTAAATGAAAAAGATGTTGTAAACCTTCAATACAATGCAAAAGATGATTATGGGTTGGCGGAGATTTCTCTTGCATATGAAGTTGGAAATGAAAAAAACACAAGGCATTTGTCCCGTTTTGATAAAAGGCAATTATTTTACAACGGAACGTACAAATGGTCTTTGAGCGAATTGCGCCTGCAGCCCGACGACAAGGTGGCGTACTATATTGAAGCAAAAGACAACGATACGATATCAGGGCCAAAAACCGGCAAATCTAAAACTTATTATCTGGAGATTTATAGTTCCAGAAAAAAACACCAGGAATTGATTAAACTACAGGAATTGCTCGTGAAAGAAGCGCTGTGGTTGTTGTCGGACGACCTTGTGAACAGGATTGATGATGAAAAATGTGCCTCAAAAGAGTACCTGCTTATGAGGCAGGATATTATCAATGAACGGGTGAGCGTTATCAACCGCCTTTTTACGGATATTCTGGTTGGTATGCAGGAAGATGTCAGGGCAAATTACAGTGTTTACTACGCACTGGAAAATTTGAGAAAAAAGTTTCGCGATGTGACGGAACAAAAACAAACGGCCATACAAAAAGCGATGCTCGCCATAGTGGGCAATGATGTGCCCTTGGCAATGTTATTGGAACTGCAGGTAATACAGGATAGGGAAGTGACGGAAGTGGAAGATATGATACTATTCCTTAATGAAATGATACAAAAACAAAAATTGGATGATGTAATAGATACGGGGAATAATCTGCTCCAATCGCAGAACACTCTTGAAAAATTACTGAATCAGATGCGTGAAACCGGGGACATGGAACTGAACGAAAAGGCGCTTGCTGAATTAAACAACATTGAAAATGCTATCCGGCAAATGATGATGAAGCTTATGCAAATGGCGCAGAGTGAGCATATGGATGAATTCTTAAACGCAGATGCACTGAAGGGGATTGAACAGGATGACATTATGGGCGATTTAAACGAGATGAAGAATGCGCTCAAAAATGGCGATAGTGAAACCGCTATAGAGGCGGCCAAAAGGATGCTTTCTTCCTTGCAGAAGATGATGGATCAGATGAATTCCGCCTCACAGGGACTGACGGATTCATTTTACTCCGATACCATGGAAAAGATGGATACGATGCTGGATAATTTGTCGGAACTGGAAAATAAGCAAAGAACGCTGGCAGAGAAAACGGAAGATTTAAGGCAAGAGGTTCAAAAACGTGTCTCAGAATCAACCAATGAAACGCTAAAATCCTTTTTTGAAAAACAGGAAAAAAGGATTGAAGGGTTAAAACAGGATATTGCCGGGACAAAAAAATATTTGGCAAAGAATGAATTGCTGCAGGAATATCTTCAAACAAAACAGCAGTTGCAACAGTTTTCCGGACAAAGAGAAATCCCCGCGAGCTGGTTTAGCGATTTGTTTGAAAACGATAATAAATCCGGCATGTCTAAACAGGAATCGGCGAAGTTCTCCGGGCTGACAAGGAAAAATGCGGAGTTGAACCGTGAAATTAACAGGGACCCTCTGCAAAGAGATTTCCTTTCTATTGATAAGGAATTACCTCAGACGGAGGAAACGCTTCAACATCTGGAAGAAATGCTGAAAGGCAGAGAGATAGCGGAATCATTAACCTTAGCACGGGAAATTGCAAGGGATACAAATCACTGGAATAACCGTATGCAAGACTCTATTGAAATGAGAAAAGATGCGGGGAAAGAACTGTTGTCGGAAGAAGAGCTTAAAACAACAAAACAGATCGACGATGCGGCAAAACAAAGTCAAAAAATAGTCCAGGATCTTGAATCTATAATGAAATTCCTCGATGAACACCAAATCGCCGGCATGACCCTGGAGGATCAGGAGACATTGAAAAAGTATGCGGGGAAACAGGAAGAGTATAAAAATGAAACAGAGGAACTTATGGAAATGTTAGAGCAGCTTGCAAGCCAGGCTCCGTTCATGGACGAAGAGGCAAACAGGCAACTGGAGATGGCTTCAAACTCCATGTCCGGTGCAAAGCAACGGCTGGAAGGGCAGGATATTTCAGGCGCGGTCATTGAGGAAAGGGAGTCGTTGTATCGTCTGTCTGAAGCAAAAGAAGGGGTGCAGAGGGCAAAAGAACACATAAAGCAGGGAATGATTGGTGAAGGGATGCCTATGCCGTTTCGCGGCAGTATGATGGAAGGTCAGGTTACTTCTACTTCAGAGAAGGTGGAAATACCTTCCGAGGATGCATATAAAGCGCCTAAAAAGTTCAGACAAGAAATTCTTGACGCACTGAAAGACGGATTACCGGAGAAATACAGGGATTTAAATAAGGATTATTATCAGAGATTGATTGATTGA
- a CDS encoding tetratricopeptide repeat protein, producing the protein MMKRKAVILLLLLFVVLLSREKEAKSRTNEFFDIPGEIAYGEECLNAWQVEEAKKVAEKVRLLAPEDPHVCFFVGKVRFYEGRYEESLDFLKKAQKTPGVMQQAEEFFHFVQTIYQTASNFKEIESEHFLFRFVEEKDAILAEYALDTLESAYKVIGGDLGYFPREKILVEVYPDAESFCTISTLTQKEIETSGAVAICLFNRLIITSPRLQPRGYEWLDTLAHEYVHYVIMKKTYNRVPVWLHEGLAKYEENRWIDDNSPTLPVSLESLLAEAVEKNYFITFEQMHPSLAKLEKREDTALAFAQVFTSIEYLYHLGGYPLITAILDEIKNGMDAKEALSSATGVPFNTFEENYLQYLKQKNLRRVHGIKILPTILKESSTIVDDLESVAEIEVKEAKKFAILGDLLRREGLYSAAIIEYEKAFIRAKNISPQIQNKLAMAYIQDTQYSKAEEVLKTALEYYPEYTATYISLGELYQRTGAYQTAINFLSRANRVNPFNPVVYRNLIQLYTKVEDKENAANEMRRLKMVTRFHNPTTPEMPEK; encoded by the coding sequence ATGATGAAAAGAAAAGCGGTCATACTATTATTGCTGTTGTTCGTGGTACTTCTATCACGGGAAAAAGAGGCGAAGTCACGGACGAATGAATTTTTCGATATTCCGGGAGAAATTGCCTATGGTGAAGAATGCCTGAATGCATGGCAGGTTGAAGAGGCAAAAAAGGTTGCTGAAAAGGTGCGATTGTTGGCGCCGGAAGACCCTCATGTATGTTTTTTCGTGGGAAAGGTGCGATTTTATGAGGGAAGGTATGAGGAATCGCTTGATTTCCTGAAAAAAGCGCAAAAAACCCCAGGGGTCATGCAGCAGGCAGAGGAATTTTTCCATTTCGTTCAAACAATATACCAGACAGCAAGCAATTTTAAGGAAATTGAGTCAGAACATTTTCTCTTCCGTTTTGTGGAAGAAAAAGACGCCATACTGGCAGAATACGCCCTCGACACACTTGAGAGCGCTTATAAGGTAATTGGAGGCGATCTGGGCTATTTCCCGCGTGAGAAAATACTCGTGGAGGTCTATCCGGACGCTGAGAGTTTTTGCACTATTTCCACTTTAACACAGAAAGAAATTGAAACCTCCGGTGCTGTCGCAATTTGTTTGTTCAACCGGCTAATCATTACAAGCCCGAGGTTGCAGCCACGGGGATATGAATGGCTTGATACGCTTGCTCATGAGTATGTGCATTATGTGATAATGAAAAAGACATACAATCGTGTGCCGGTTTGGCTTCATGAGGGGCTTGCCAAATATGAGGAAAATAGATGGATAGATGATAATTCACCGACATTGCCTGTTTCACTGGAAAGTCTTCTGGCAGAGGCAGTGGAAAAGAACTACTTTATCACCTTTGAGCAAATGCATCCCTCCCTGGCAAAATTAGAAAAAAGAGAAGACACCGCCCTTGCATTTGCGCAGGTATTTACGTCAATAGAATATTTATATCATCTTGGCGGCTATCCTTTGATCACTGCAATCCTTGATGAAATAAAGAATGGAATGGATGCAAAAGAAGCGCTATCCTCCGCCACCGGGGTACCATTTAATACGTTCGAAGAGAATTATCTGCAATATTTGAAACAGAAAAACCTGAGAAGGGTTCATGGCATCAAAATACTTCCGACAATATTAAAGGAATCGTCCACTATTGTGGACGATCTTGAAAGTGTCGCGGAAATAGAGGTAAAAGAAGCGAAAAAATTCGCTATACTGGGAGACCTTTTACGACGCGAAGGGTTGTACAGCGCAGCGATTATAGAATATGAAAAGGCCTTCATAAGGGCAAAAAATATTTCACCGCAGATCCAGAACAAACTGGCAATGGCATATATCCAGGATACTCAGTATTCAAAGGCAGAAGAAGTATTAAAAACCGCTCTCGAATATTATCCCGAATACACAGCCACATATATTTCACTGGGCGAGCTGTACCAAAGAACAGGAGCATATCAAACGGCAATAAATTTTCTTTCACGAGCAAATCGGGTAAATCCATTTAACCCTGTTGTTTACCGCAATCTCATTCAACTATATACAAAAGTGGAAGATAAGGAAAACGCGGCGAATGAGATGAGAAGGTTAAAAATGGTCACACGGTTCCATAATCCCACTACCCCGGAGATGCCGGAAAAATGA
- a CDS encoding cache domain-containing protein yields the protein MNNFWKCRNYPGIVIVVIIFLLVNTGCKKIPKGNLIEQNFKVLLEISAFKKKQIIKYFADVEKRAAGIAADESMLDCFHQIKKCYQVEASGIDAMNIQKKEYEADVNFVTTYKDFYDILFVDSRGFVFHSIKQADDYHTNLFTGRYSDTSLSIHLREAPEREFVNYEFYAPSDKPAAFFVVPVYEKKDLAGWFVLQFPINKINAILSDHEHLGRTGEVYLVNENKLMLTDSRFIEDSTILKRKVDTEAVKLALQQKAGSKIIEDYRGIHVLSAFEQFEVFGHSWIIIVEMDEDEVISNIYKEYEKYFLSKIMDYLPKVNAGYAVQDRESLSPQNSKKVDINEYAMTKSGELLETKGVGPCTAIILSFPQSFGYLAHISPVDEIYHKNPLTKYFLGGRKTSCLQKILQNIRRYDLYPYQLNKLRCVIIATHMKSLETIVDQLLREGIELSQIGFLFNPSADYANIIFDQLNDRIRIEWKSHNYNTVFYAAHIPDVKTLGYVVKEMIVQ from the coding sequence ATGAATAATTTTTGGAAATGCAGAAATTATCCGGGAATAGTCATAGTAGTAATCATTTTTTTATTGGTAAATACAGGATGCAAAAAGATACCCAAGGGTAACCTGATAGAGCAGAATTTTAAGGTTCTTTTGGAAATAAGCGCATTTAAGAAAAAGCAGATAATTAAATATTTTGCGGACGTAGAAAAGAGAGCGGCTGGTATTGCTGCAGACGAAAGCATGCTTGATTGTTTTCATCAGATAAAGAAATGTTATCAGGTTGAGGCATCAGGAATCGATGCTATGAATATTCAGAAGAAGGAGTATGAAGCGGATGTAAATTTTGTTACTACGTATAAAGATTTCTACGATATTCTTTTTGTCGATAGCAGAGGTTTTGTTTTTCACAGCATAAAACAGGCAGATGATTATCATACAAATCTTTTTACCGGAAGGTATTCGGATACTTCCCTGTCCATACATCTTCGGGAAGCGCCTGAAAGGGAATTTGTCAACTATGAATTTTATGCCCCGTCAGACAAACCTGCCGCTTTTTTTGTTGTGCCTGTATATGAAAAGAAAGACCTTGCCGGCTGGTTTGTTTTACAATTTCCTATAAACAAAATTAATGCAATATTATCCGACCATGAACACCTTGGAAGAACCGGAGAGGTGTATCTTGTAAATGAAAACAAGTTAATGCTGACGGATTCCAGGTTTATCGAAGATAGCACCATTTTGAAACGTAAAGTGGATACTGAGGCAGTGAAACTTGCGCTGCAACAGAAAGCGGGGAGCAAGATTATTGAGGACTACAGGGGCATACATGTGTTAAGCGCTTTTGAACAATTTGAAGTGTTTGGCCATTCATGGATAATTATTGTTGAAATGGATGAGGACGAGGTTATTTCAAATATTTATAAGGAGTATGAAAAATATTTTCTTTCAAAAATTATGGATTACCTGCCGAAAGTAAATGCCGGATATGCTGTTCAGGACAGGGAATCGTTGTCTCCCCAAAATAGCAAAAAAGTGGATATTAACGAGTATGCAATGACAAAATCGGGAGAATTATTAGAAACAAAAGGGGTTGGACCATGCACTGCAATCATTTTGTCCTTTCCCCAAAGCTTTGGATATCTTGCGCATATCAGTCCCGTAGATGAAATTTATCATAAGAATCCTCTTACCAAATATTTCCTGGGAGGTCGAAAGACAAGTTGCCTCCAGAAAATACTGCAAAATATAAGGCGCTACGATTTGTATCCTTACCAATTGAATAAGCTTCGCTGTGTAATCATTGCCACTCACATGAAAAGTCTGGAAACAATAGTTGATCAACTATTAAGAGAGGGCATAGAATTGTCACAAATTGGGTTTTTATTTAATCCCTCTGCGGATTATGCCAATATAATATTTGATCAGTTAAACGACCGCATAAGAATAGAGTGGAAATCTCATAATTATAATACCGTTTTTTATGCTGCACATATTCCTGACGTTAAAACATTAGGGTATGTTGTAAAAGAAATGATTGTGCAATAA